Proteins encoded together in one Oceanobacillus iheyensis HTE831 window:
- a CDS encoding efflux RND transporter permease subunit: protein MSNIIIRFKKSVVILFFVLMIISAFAFLFVDVNYNMQDYLPEDAESTVGLDVMDEEFSSGVSNTNVMIEDVTIQEAMEYKQEIESMDGVTEVLWLDDAIDLREPIEVADTDTVENYYKDNKALLSVTIESGEEVAATDQIYELIGEENAISGEAANTATQQKMAGSETMYAAALLIPIIIIILVLSTNSWLEPVFFLTAIGVSVLINLGTNIFVGEVSFITQSVAPILQLAVSLDYAIFLLHSFQDYRNRGNKPEEAMKLAMKESFPVVSASALTTFFGFTALMFMDFGIGADLGLSLVKGILLSFISVMIFLPALTLLLYPWIDKTQHKSLIPSFKGVGKKLIKLRIPVLILIALVIVPSFLAQSSTEFTYGMGDQPENTRLGSDINQIQETFGESTSVVLLVPNNDIGKEQEMIQDIDTIDHVTSVVGYANMVGSTIPQDYLEENVTEQFLSENYSRIIINTDVGAEGDVPFKLVEEVRSVATSYYGNEALTLGESVALYDMKETVTADNKLVNILTIVTIAIVLLFTFRSISIPVVLLVTIQSAVWINLSVPYFTDTSLVFVGYLIVSTVQLAATVDYAILLTETYKQNRKDMAALPAIKKTIDDKLFSIAVSASILSSVGFILWLTSSNPIVGSIGLLLGRGALLAFILVITLLPALLVIGDKLIWKTTLGTKVYKEEKHEDN, encoded by the coding sequence TTGTCAAATATAATTATTCGATTTAAGAAATCTGTGGTCATTCTATTCTTCGTATTAATGATTATCTCGGCATTTGCTTTCTTATTCGTAGATGTAAATTATAATATGCAAGATTATTTACCGGAGGATGCTGAATCAACAGTCGGGTTAGATGTAATGGATGAAGAGTTTTCCAGCGGAGTATCCAATACGAATGTAATGATCGAGGATGTCACGATTCAAGAAGCGATGGAGTATAAGCAAGAGATAGAGTCAATGGACGGTGTCACCGAGGTGTTATGGCTAGATGATGCTATAGACCTTCGTGAGCCAATAGAGGTGGCTGATACTGATACAGTAGAGAATTATTATAAGGATAATAAAGCACTTTTGTCGGTTACGATAGAAAGTGGTGAAGAAGTAGCAGCTACTGATCAAATTTACGAACTAATCGGTGAAGAGAATGCCATTTCTGGTGAAGCAGCTAATACAGCGACCCAACAGAAAATGGCTGGTAGTGAAACAATGTATGCTGCAGCTTTACTAATTCCGATTATTATAATCATACTTGTTCTATCGACGAATTCATGGTTAGAACCGGTATTTTTCCTGACGGCGATTGGTGTATCTGTATTAATAAATCTAGGTACAAATATCTTTGTAGGTGAGGTTTCCTTTATCACCCAATCGGTAGCACCAATCTTACAACTAGCAGTTTCGCTGGATTATGCCATATTCCTATTACATAGTTTCCAGGATTATCGTAATAGGGGGAATAAACCAGAAGAAGCTATGAAACTGGCAATGAAAGAATCATTCCCGGTTGTTAGTGCTAGTGCCTTAACTACATTCTTTGGATTTACAGCACTTATGTTTATGGACTTTGGAATCGGTGCTGACTTAGGATTAAGCCTTGTTAAAGGGATTTTATTGAGTTTCATTAGTGTTATGATATTCCTGCCAGCATTAACATTATTACTTTATCCTTGGATTGACAAAACACAGCACAAGTCACTTATTCCAAGTTTTAAAGGTGTAGGAAAGAAATTAATCAAGTTACGAATTCCAGTTCTTATTCTTATAGCACTGGTAATTGTTCCGAGTTTTCTTGCGCAAAGCAGTACGGAGTTCACTTACGGTATGGGCGATCAGCCAGAAAATACTCGTTTAGGTTCCGATATAAATCAGATTCAAGAGACTTTTGGAGAATCAACCTCTGTTGTGTTATTAGTGCCTAATAACGATATCGGAAAAGAACAAGAAATGATTCAAGATATAGATACAATCGATCATGTAACTTCCGTTGTAGGTTACGCTAATATGGTTGGAAGTACAATCCCGCAAGATTATTTAGAAGAAAATGTCACCGAACAATTTCTTTCGGAAAACTACAGCAGAATTATTATTAATACGGATGTTGGTGCAGAAGGAGATGTACCATTTAAGTTAGTAGAAGAAGTTCGCAGTGTGGCTACTTCTTATTATGGAAATGAAGCATTAACGCTTGGAGAAAGTGTTGCGCTTTATGATATGAAAGAAACTGTCACCGCGGATAATAAATTAGTAAACATCCTTACTATTGTAACTATAGCTATCGTATTGTTATTCACATTCCGATCGATATCTATACCGGTTGTATTATTGGTGACGATACAATCAGCTGTATGGATTAACTTATCCGTACCATATTTCACAGATACATCCCTTGTATTTGTAGGGTATTTAATTGTGAGTACAGTACAATTAGCTGCAACGGTAGATTATGCAATTCTTTTAACCGAGACGTATAAACAAAATCGCAAAGATATGGCCGCCTTACCTGCCATTAAAAAGACGATTGATGATAAATTGTTCTCGATAGCAGTATCTGCATCGATACTATCTAGTGTTGGATTTATATTATGGCTAACATCTTCAAATCCGATTGTAGGATCGATTGGTCTATTATTAGGTAGAGGGGCGTTATTAGCCTTTATTCTAGTAATTACGTTATTGCCAGCATTGCTTGTTATTGGTGATAAATTGATTTGGAAGACTACTCTCGGTACGAAAGTTTATAAGGAGGAAAAGCATGAAGATAATTAA
- a CDS encoding DUF402 domain-containing protein: MKRKYGDRANWQRILERSYAQAYINEKEFKGYITLIHMKKVSQPLVIHYEQGKQLSIVEDGFMWLQQFPDHEHFAVTTTFDANGNVKQWYIDIAWANGVEGGIPYVDDLYLDIVHLPSGETFMLDEEELQDALLTNEINRDMYNLAQNESIKIQEQIKNNSFSILSLVHQHMEYLKRRLD; this comes from the coding sequence ATGAAAAGAAAATATGGTGATCGAGCTAATTGGCAGAGGATACTAGAGAGAAGTTATGCTCAAGCCTACATAAATGAAAAAGAATTCAAAGGATATATAACATTAATTCATATGAAAAAAGTGTCTCAACCATTGGTTATTCATTATGAGCAAGGAAAACAATTGAGCATTGTTGAGGATGGGTTTATGTGGCTACAACAATTTCCAGATCATGAGCATTTTGCTGTTACGACAACATTTGATGCTAATGGTAATGTAAAACAGTGGTACATTGATATCGCATGGGCTAATGGGGTGGAAGGGGGGATTCCATACGTCGATGACTTATATCTTGATATTGTTCATTTGCCATCGGGAGAAACATTTATGTTAGATGAAGAAGAACTTCAGGATGCCTTATTAACTAATGAGATCAATCGAGATATGTATAATTTAGCACAGAATGAATCTATTAAAATTCAAGAACAAATTAAGAATAATTCTTTTTCAATCCTTTCATTAGTACATCAACATATGGAGTATCTAAAACGTAGATTAGATTAA
- a CDS encoding helix-turn-helix domain-containing protein — protein sequence MNNIGDIIKLERLKQQIKQTQLAKGICSTSYLSKIENNTTTASDEVINLLLQKLNIELSDQEKNEEAFIEEIRAISKRARIYRESKFIEEKINELQYMKNIYRKTTFLELQLLIFRLTLFFEDKERSTFYLDYLEQEKENFTPNQQFLFLQCKAIFHHTYADIHQALTYFKEALVISDDIVLEGWERADHQYMLAIAYNSCDEVINTIEYGKLSLKYFQRAFIINRTIDCYLLIGIAYKKGNNLEEALKSYELALKMTNETRMLEEVELLKGVIYQNLGSLSSHLQPEKVIPYYKKSLSYKQKANNKLVTIFSIVIEYAKYEQWDKVTYWIDQGFAVIKSAPEAHPKYTHHLKVYQDLADYQYITEEVGVAAINYFDGIQDLRHCLKYSGWLANGFKARGKYKLASIYFQMSQKYLLKRMNIEYIGDL from the coding sequence ATGAATAATATTGGGGATATCATTAAACTAGAACGACTAAAGCAGCAAATTAAACAAACTCAATTAGCAAAAGGTATTTGTTCCACATCCTATTTAAGTAAAATTGAAAACAATACAACTACAGCAAGTGATGAGGTTATTAACCTCTTACTACAGAAATTGAATATTGAGCTTTCTGACCAAGAAAAAAATGAAGAGGCTTTTATTGAAGAAATACGCGCTATTTCTAAACGAGCTCGCATATATCGAGAATCTAAATTTATCGAAGAAAAAATAAATGAATTGCAATACATGAAAAATATCTACCGTAAAACGACATTTTTAGAACTGCAATTATTAATTTTTCGATTAACACTTTTCTTTGAAGATAAAGAGCGTAGTACTTTTTATCTAGATTACTTAGAACAAGAAAAAGAAAACTTTACACCAAACCAACAGTTTTTATTTTTACAATGCAAAGCAATTTTCCATCATACGTATGCAGATATTCATCAGGCATTAACGTATTTTAAAGAGGCTTTAGTAATTTCAGATGATATCGTATTAGAAGGTTGGGAGAGAGCTGATCATCAATACATGCTTGCTATTGCATATAATTCCTGTGATGAAGTAATTAATACCATAGAATACGGGAAACTTTCCTTAAAGTATTTTCAACGTGCCTTCATTATCAATCGAACCATTGATTGTTATCTACTAATTGGTATTGCTTATAAGAAGGGAAATAACCTTGAAGAAGCACTTAAATCTTATGAGCTAGCTTTAAAAATGACAAATGAAACTCGAATGTTAGAAGAAGTTGAACTCTTAAAAGGAGTAATTTATCAAAATCTCGGTTCATTAAGTTCTCATTTACAACCAGAAAAAGTCATTCCATATTATAAAAAAAGCTTATCCTATAAACAAAAAGCAAACAACAAACTGGTTACGATATTCTCTATCGTAATTGAATATGCAAAATATGAGCAATGGGATAAGGTTACTTATTGGATAGATCAGGGATTTGCCGTGATAAAAAGCGCACCGGAAGCTCATCCTAAATACACGCATCATTTAAAAGTGTATCAAGATCTTGCCGATTATCAATATATAACGGAAGAGGTAGGTGTCGCTGCAATTAATTACTTTGATGGAATACAAGACCTCAGACATTGTCTAAAATATTCCGGATGGCTTGCTAATGGATTCAAAGCAAGAGGAAAGTATAAACTCGCTTCTATATACTTTCAAATGTCTCAAAAATATCTGTTAAAACGTATGAACATTGAATATATTGGTGACTTATAG
- a CDS encoding NUDIX hydrolase, translating into MNKWIGSAAVCINNQSEVLMVLQGKKEEIKTWSIPSGGVEGGETLEECCIRELNEETGYVGELICSEPIRTKVSMENEIPVEVKYYSVKIVGGSMHIQDPDGLIYDIRWINLQEFRDLNLTFPEDRKFLVGLLE; encoded by the coding sequence TTGAACAAATGGATAGGTTCAGCGGCAGTTTGTATAAATAATCAGAGTGAAGTTTTAATGGTTCTGCAAGGGAAGAAAGAAGAAATTAAAACGTGGTCGATTCCTTCTGGCGGTGTCGAAGGTGGAGAAACGTTAGAGGAATGCTGTATACGTGAGCTAAATGAAGAAACGGGATATGTAGGGGAACTAATTTGTTCTGAGCCGATTAGAACGAAAGTCAGTATGGAAAACGAAATACCAGTTGAAGTGAAATATTATAGCGTTAAAATTGTTGGCGGGAGTATGCATATACAAGATCCGGATGGATTAATCTATGATATTAGGTGGATTAATTTACAAGAGTTTCGTGATTTAAATTTAACATTTCCGGAAGACCGCAAGTTTTTAGTAGGACTACTAGAATAA
- a CDS encoding class I SAM-dependent methyltransferase, with amino-acid sequence MKIIEKNLIASYNKMAGERDKLRMSEWKKGERDVFERFILKRESKNLLEVGAGTGQDSLYFQELGLEVTSVDLSTEMVKLCKEKGLNAKEMSVFDLEFPDNTFDAIWSLNCLLHITKEELPRALHEIKRVLKPNGIFYMLREYKNLEFK; translated from the coding sequence TTGAAGATAATCGAAAAGAATCTGATCGCATCCTATAATAAAATGGCTGGTGAAAGAGATAAGCTTCGAATGAGTGAATGGAAAAAGGGAGAAAGAGATGTATTTGAACGTTTTATACTGAAAAGAGAAAGTAAGAACTTACTAGAAGTAGGTGCTGGAACAGGTCAGGATAGTCTTTATTTTCAAGAATTGGGATTAGAGGTAACTAGCGTAGATTTGTCGACAGAGATGGTAAAGCTTTGTAAGGAAAAGGGGCTAAATGCGAAAGAAATGAGTGTCTTCGATTTGGAGTTTCCGGACAACACCTTTGATGCGATTTGGTCATTAAACTGTTTACTACATATCACGAAGGAAGAATTACCACGCGCTTTACATGAAATAAAGCGAGTACTAAAGCCTAATGGGATATTTTACATGTTAAGAGAGTATAAAAATTTGGAATTCAAATAG
- a CDS encoding winged helix-turn-helix transcriptional regulator, producing the protein MNIDANHCSVEDALGILVGKWKPIILLHLMEKGTVRFSDLKRSIPGITQKMLTKQLRELENEEIINRVVYPEVPPRVEYSISEYGRTLEDLLHAMHEWGQAHTIRKQQKLQEDTTK; encoded by the coding sequence ATGAACATTGATGCGAATCATTGTAGTGTAGAGGATGCCTTAGGTATACTGGTTGGAAAATGGAAGCCAATTATTCTATTACATTTAATGGAAAAAGGAACCGTTCGTTTTAGTGATCTTAAACGTAGTATTCCAGGAATCACACAAAAAATGCTTACAAAACAACTACGAGAGTTAGAAAATGAGGAGATCATTAATCGCGTCGTCTATCCTGAAGTTCCTCCCCGTGTTGAATATTCGATAAGCGAATATGGAAGAACCTTAGAAGATTTGCTTCATGCAATGCATGAATGGGGACAAGCACACACTATTCGTAAACAGCAGAAACTTCAAGAAGATACAACAAAATAA